From Halomicrobium salinisoli, the proteins below share one genomic window:
- a CDS encoding MgtC/SapB family protein, which yields MSDLAQLSALPADTDVVRIVLAGALGMFLGFEREWSHKAAGVRTFALISLLAAVFTVTESELLLVVGGLLVIVQGVLLAVQGLLAEEDEHEGLALTTSVSMLVAYGVGALVAGGFVLEGVTVAVLSSMLLVLKRELHRFAWGLSRSELRSASEFAILAFVVYPLLPAEPLQTTVAGLPLEVELRVVWLMVVTVAGIGIVNYGVVQTYGGRGIAVTGFFGGLASSTAVVGTMLDHVDQRPEATSYAVAAILLADAAMAVRNLAIAVAFTFRRGVLVEAVAPLGAVVLGSLAVAAYTADWRQSVDMDLDSPFSMRNALVFGAVFLVVLVAGAAAQGLFGNAGLYVTSALAGLVSSAGATTSAVLLYRGGGISAGTATLAVLVATASSIVVKAGLTAASSNREFTYRVAVWSGALLVGATLVTLAAAL from the coding sequence AGCACAGCTCTCTGCGCTGCCGGCGGATACGGACGTCGTGCGGATCGTCCTCGCGGGCGCGCTGGGGATGTTCCTCGGCTTCGAGCGCGAGTGGTCGCACAAGGCCGCCGGCGTCCGGACGTTCGCGCTGATCAGCCTGCTGGCGGCCGTGTTCACCGTCACGGAGTCCGAACTACTGCTGGTCGTCGGCGGTCTGCTGGTCATCGTCCAGGGGGTCCTGCTGGCGGTCCAGGGGCTGCTGGCCGAGGAGGACGAGCACGAGGGGCTGGCGCTGACCACGTCCGTCTCGATGCTGGTGGCCTACGGCGTCGGCGCCCTGGTCGCCGGCGGGTTCGTCCTCGAGGGCGTGACGGTGGCCGTGCTGTCGTCGATGCTGCTCGTGCTCAAGCGGGAGCTCCACCGGTTCGCGTGGGGGCTGAGCCGCTCGGAGCTGCGCTCGGCCTCGGAGTTCGCCATCCTCGCGTTCGTCGTCTACCCCCTCCTGCCCGCCGAGCCGCTGCAGACGACCGTCGCCGGCCTCCCGCTGGAGGTGGAGCTGCGCGTCGTCTGGCTGATGGTCGTCACCGTCGCGGGCATCGGCATCGTCAACTACGGCGTGGTCCAGACCTACGGCGGCCGGGGCATCGCCGTCACCGGCTTCTTCGGCGGGCTGGCCTCCTCGACCGCCGTCGTCGGCACGATGCTCGACCACGTCGACCAGCGGCCCGAGGCCACGTCCTACGCCGTCGCCGCCATCCTGCTGGCCGACGCGGCGATGGCCGTGCGGAACCTCGCCATCGCCGTCGCGTTCACGTTCCGGCGCGGCGTGCTCGTCGAGGCCGTCGCGCCGCTGGGCGCCGTGGTGCTCGGGAGCCTCGCCGTCGCCGCCTACACCGCCGACTGGCGCCAGTCCGTCGACATGGACCTGGACAGCCCCTTCTCCATGCGGAACGCCCTGGTCTTCGGCGCCGTCTTCCTGGTCGTGCTCGTCGCCGGCGCGGCCGCCCAGGGCCTGTTCGGCAACGCCGGCCTGTACGTCACCTCGGCGCTGGCTGGCCTGGTCTCCAGCGCCGGCGCCACGACGAGCGCCGTCCTCCTGTACCGCGGGGGCGGTATCAGCGCCGGCACGGCGACCCTCGCCGTCCTCGTCGCGACGGCCTCCAGCATCGTCGTCAAGGCCGGCCTGACCGCCGCCAGCTCCAACCGCGAGTTCACGTACCGGGTCGCCGTCTGGAGCGGCGCGCTGCTTGTGGGCGCGACGCTCGTGACGCTGGCCGCGGCGCTCTGA